In Ruminococcaceae bacterium BL-4, one DNA window encodes the following:
- a CDS encoding putative Phosphoglycolate phosphatase (Evidence 3 : Putative function from multiple computational evidences; Product type e : enzyme) → MPQKPLYHAVILDFDGTVCATGEGIIYSVKQVLSTMGYPIPSPVVLQKFIGPPPVYSYMTFCSMTKAEAEKALLLFRKIYNEEGWHRTKAYPNMDDLLKDLDRCGVKICTASSKPIRQIERLLQKFHLRQYFCGIEGVDETNETKRGADKPTLIRDAMACCEVTDPQKAVMIGDTHFDAEGAKEVGIPFIGAAYGYGGAKELLEAGASVLADSVKALYPLLFSDNI, encoded by the coding sequence ATGCCGCAAAAACCTCTTTATCATGCCGTAATTCTGGATTTTGACGGCACTGTCTGCGCAACCGGCGAGGGAATTATTTATTCTGTAAAGCAGGTACTGAGCACCATGGGATACCCGATTCCATCCCCTGTTGTCCTACAAAAATTTATTGGACCGCCCCCAGTATACAGTTATATGACATTCTGCAGTATGACAAAAGCAGAAGCAGAAAAAGCACTTCTTCTCTTTCGAAAAATTTACAATGAAGAAGGCTGGCATCGGACAAAGGCTTATCCTAACATGGATGATCTTCTGAAGGATCTCGATCGTTGTGGCGTTAAGATCTGCACTGCCAGCAGCAAGCCAATTCGTCAAATTGAACGACTTCTGCAAAAGTTTCATCTGAGACAATATTTCTGCGGAATTGAAGGAGTAGATGAAACAAACGAAACGAAACGTGGTGCGGACAAGCCTACTCTGATTCGTGATGCAATGGCTTGTTGTGAGGTCACAGATCCTCAGAAGGCTGTAATGATCGGCGACACGCACTTTGATGCAGAAGGTGCAAAAGAAGTAGGAATTCCCTTTATTGGTGCTGCTTATGGGTATGGGGGAGCAAAAGAGCTTTTAGAAGCCGGTGCCTCTGTTCTTGCAGATTCTGTAAAAGCGCTTTATCCGCTTCTGTTTTCAGACAACATTTAA
- a CDS encoding conserved protein of unknown function (Evidence 4 : Unknown function but conserved in other organisms) — MKIKQTQWVKLDKAARIFPCISSKRDPNVFRFACELMDPVEPNFLQRAVDQTLEEFPLWGSVLKRGLFWYFLESSSLKPKVQPETKAPCAPIYDRDVRKLLFEVTYYHNRINLEVYHVLTDGTGALQFFRSLVTCYLYLRYQDIEEIPNLGYDASQFEQAADSFQKYYGKQCSQKPPKAPKAYQLRGGKNPDNRFSVIEGTVPLDQMLFCCKEKKVSLTVMLASILMNAIGMEMSHKDKKRPVVLSVPINLRHYFPSESARNFFSLMNVRYNFSSKNGNVEEILGSLKEQFKKGLSEDEMIYRVNQFMTILQNPITRITILPVKNFFMRLGYQVASKNETADISNLGPIDLPEKAASHVKMFDVFASKDGLQLCLCSFKNVLTMTFTSSLRNTNIQKNFFRTLALMGLPVTIAAVPFSQEEL, encoded by the coding sequence ATGAAGATAAAACAGACACAATGGGTAAAATTAGATAAGGCTGCAAGAATTTTTCCATGTATCAGCAGTAAGCGTGACCCGAATGTTTTTCGCTTTGCCTGTGAATTGATGGATCCGGTAGAGCCGAATTTTCTGCAAAGAGCAGTTGATCAAACGCTGGAGGAATTCCCGCTGTGGGGCTCAGTGCTTAAAAGAGGACTTTTCTGGTATTTTCTAGAGAGCAGCTCTTTAAAGCCGAAAGTTCAGCCGGAAACCAAAGCCCCTTGTGCACCGATTTATGATCGGGATGTGCGAAAGCTTTTATTTGAAGTTACTTATTACCACAATCGGATCAATCTGGAAGTATACCATGTGCTGACAGATGGAACCGGCGCTCTTCAATTTTTCCGCAGTTTGGTGACTTGTTATCTTTATCTGAGATATCAGGATATTGAAGAAATCCCGAACCTAGGATATGACGCTAGTCAATTTGAGCAGGCAGCGGATAGTTTTCAAAAATATTATGGAAAACAGTGCAGTCAAAAGCCGCCCAAAGCGCCAAAAGCATATCAGCTCCGCGGAGGGAAAAATCCGGATAATCGTTTTTCTGTTATTGAGGGAACAGTGCCCCTTGATCAGATGCTTTTTTGCTGCAAAGAGAAAAAAGTAAGTTTGACAGTCATGCTTGCATCGATTTTAATGAATGCAATTGGAATGGAAATGTCTCATAAAGATAAAAAAAGGCCGGTGGTGCTTTCAGTTCCAATCAATTTGAGACATTACTTTCCCTCGGAAAGCGCACGGAATTTTTTCAGTTTGATGAATGTTCGATATAACTTTTCTTCCAAAAACGGCAATGTGGAAGAAATTTTAGGCTCTTTAAAAGAACAATTTAAAAAAGGTCTTTCGGAAGATGAAATGATCTATCGAGTGAATCAATTTATGACGATTCTACAAAATCCGATTACCAGAATAACAATTTTGCCAGTGAAAAATTTTTTTATGAGGCTTGGATATCAAGTTGCAAGTAAGAATGAAACCGCCGATATTTCCAATTTAGGCCCGATTGATTTACCGGAAAAAGCAGCTTCTCATGTAAAAATGTTTGACGTTTTTGCAAGCAAAGATGGATTGCAGCTTTGTCTGTGTTCTTTTAAGAATGTTTTGACAATGACATTTACTTCATCATTGCGCAATACGAATATTCAAAAAAATTTCTTTCGGACTTTGGCTCTGATGGGGCTTCCTGTAACAATTGCGGCTGTCCCCTTTTCGCAGGAGGAATTATGA
- a CDS encoding conserved membrane protein of unknown function (Evidence 4 : Unknown function but conserved in other organisms), with product MKYCERCNLKVRGNLERCPLCQGLLKGEGSENPFPFVLGTYQKNSLFFRILLLCTITMGIVSVAVNFLLPKSGKWSLFVIAGIGCFWLNLVLVMYKRRNIFKTFVWELFLISALCVLWDFATGWNRWSLNYAVPILCMAVMATLTVTARIFGVAPGSFLIYLCLVLLLNIAMFASLLMGLVIVALPTVLSACMNLVLLTALLIFRGREMLAELHRRLHM from the coding sequence ATGAAATACTGTGAACGATGCAATCTAAAAGTGCGTGGAAATCTGGAGAGATGTCCGTTATGTCAAGGCCTTCTGAAAGGGGAAGGCAGCGAAAATCCATTTCCTTTTGTGTTGGGAACTTATCAGAAGAACAGTCTGTTCTTTCGAATCTTGCTTTTGTGCACAATTACAATGGGAATCGTTAGTGTAGCCGTTAATTTTTTGCTTCCGAAATCCGGAAAATGGTCTCTCTTTGTGATTGCTGGAATTGGCTGCTTTTGGCTAAATCTGGTTTTGGTCATGTATAAAAGAAGAAACATTTTTAAAACCTTTGTTTGGGAACTTTTTTTGATTTCTGCTCTGTGTGTGTTATGGGATTTTGCAACCGGCTGGAACCGTTGGAGTCTTAATTATGCCGTACCGATTCTTTGTATGGCGGTGATGGCCACTTTAACAGTAACAGCACGTATCTTTGGCGTAGCGCCCGGCAGCTTTTTGATTTATCTTTGCCTGGTATTACTTTTAAATATTGCAATGTTTGCTTCTCTTCTGATGGGACTTGTAATAGTAGCACTTCCGACAGTGCTAAGCGCTTGTATGAATTTGGTTTTATTGACGGCACTTTTGATCTTTCGTGGTCGAGAGATGTTGGCTGAGCTTCATAGAAGACTGCATATGTAA
- a CDS encoding ThrE domain-containing protein has translation MEQIDYNSLILVGSNLGRQLLQNGAEIYRVEESMSRFFKAYHVSQCDLFVLTSCINVTLQDSAGQAVTRILRINDYTTDMDKVEKLNDLCRKTCETTPPLETVQEELKKIEETQAFPYKIQMLGFIGLASASTLFFGGNFVDAVISGIAGICMQWVLFVFEKYRANSFFANLVASAVSALVAVLALQILPQLHLDKIIMGAIMNLVPGIAITSFMRDLLSRDYLSGTLRLVESLLVATAIALGTGAVLAFFRFL, from the coding sequence GTGGAACAGATTGATTATAATTCTTTGATCTTGGTTGGCAGCAATTTAGGGCGCCAGCTTCTGCAAAATGGAGCAGAAATTTATCGGGTAGAAGAATCCATGTCTCGATTTTTTAAGGCGTATCATGTTTCACAGTGCGATTTATTTGTCTTGACGAGCTGCATTAATGTGACTTTGCAGGACTCAGCAGGGCAAGCAGTTACGCGGATTTTAAGAATTAATGATTATACGACGGATATGGATAAAGTTGAGAAACTGAATGATCTGTGCCGTAAAACCTGTGAAACTACACCGCCTTTAGAGACTGTGCAGGAAGAGCTTAAAAAGATTGAAGAAACGCAGGCGTTTCCTTATAAAATTCAGATGCTGGGATTCATTGGGCTTGCCTCTGCCAGTACGCTCTTTTTTGGAGGCAATTTTGTAGATGCCGTTATTAGCGGGATTGCAGGGATTTGCATGCAGTGGGTGCTTTTTGTTTTTGAAAAATATCGTGCAAACTCCTTTTTTGCCAACTTGGTTGCCAGTGCGGTAAGTGCCTTGGTAGCGGTTTTGGCGCTGCAGATTTTGCCGCAGCTTCATTTGGATAAGATCATTATGGGTGCTATTATGAATCTGGTTCCGGGAATTGCGATTACCAGTTTTATGCGGGATTTGCTGTCGCGGGATTATCTTTCCGGGACGCTTCGCTTGGTAGAAAGCTTATTGGTCGCTACAGCGATTGCTTTGGGAACTGGTGCTGTACTTGCTTTTTTCAGATTTCTATAA
- a CDS encoding Maebl, which produces MNQENRFAVLIDADNVSEKYIRYILDEVTNSGIATYKRIYGDWTKPSLGSWKSVLLSYSITPIQQYGYTTGKNATDSAMIIDAMDILYSGNIEGFCLVSSDSDFTRLASRLREGGMEVIGMGEKKTPAPFIAACNRFRYLEVLAQEATDDEDDSANTPKIQPVAEVTSKEVIAAAILSMVRDASDEDGRLPISDIGNMLARRYPDFDSRNYGFKKLTQFVRSLNLFDVIFEPAENGHGKVGYVAEKEIHRYRPRIHV; this is translated from the coding sequence ATGAACCAGGAAAATCGATTTGCAGTATTAATTGATGCAGATAATGTATCGGAAAAATATATTCGCTATATCTTAGACGAAGTGACCAACAGCGGGATCGCTACTTATAAAAGAATTTACGGAGACTGGACGAAACCTTCGCTTGGTTCCTGGAAGAGTGTTCTTCTTAGCTATTCCATTACCCCGATTCAGCAGTATGGTTATACAACAGGAAAGAATGCTACGGATTCAGCGATGATCATTGATGCCATGGATATTTTGTATTCCGGCAATATAGAAGGATTTTGTCTTGTTAGCAGTGACAGCGATTTTACTCGTCTTGCCTCTCGTTTGCGGGAAGGCGGGATGGAAGTAATCGGGATGGGAGAAAAGAAAACGCCGGCACCTTTTATTGCAGCCTGTAATCGCTTTCGCTATTTGGAGGTCTTGGCACAGGAAGCGACAGATGATGAGGATGATTCTGCAAATACACCAAAGATACAGCCGGTAGCTGAGGTAACTTCTAAAGAAGTGATTGCGGCGGCAATCCTTTCCATGGTAAGAGATGCATCAGATGAAGATGGACGTTTGCCAATCAGTGATATTGGCAATATGCTTGCCCGCCGTTATCCGGACTTTGATTCCCGCAACTATGGCTTTAAAAAACTGACACAGTTCGTCAGGTCTTTAAACCTTTTTGATGTTATTTTTGAACCGGCTGAAAACGGACACGGAAAAGTGGGATATGTGGCAGAAAAAGAAATTCATCGGTACCGGCCGCGAATTCATGTGTAA
- a CDS encoding putative Sugar phosphatase YidA (Evidence 3 : Putative function from multiple computational evidences), whose protein sequence is MRYRLLALDLDGTLMTTEKKVTDYTKKVLLRAQETGVRIALTSGRPVPGVKPIADLLKLPQFGGYVAACNGGRIYACATGKNLYEEFLPQNLIPKLCAFGIENDVTMVVYHEDQLITQQAENRYARFDASVNHMKIKECKELLAAIQFPIYKFLMAADPPVIQKLISKAQKTFPECSVYRSDPYYMEFMPLGGNKAKALRALLNHFGWNREELMACGDGFNDISMIEYAGLGVAMKNAQKPVLEVADDVTLSNDEDGVAKAVEKYCLS, encoded by the coding sequence ATGCGGTATCGATTGTTGGCGCTGGATTTAGATGGGACACTTATGACTACTGAAAAAAAGGTGACGGATTATACAAAAAAGGTCCTTTTGCGTGCGCAAGAGACAGGGGTTAGGATCGCGCTTACTTCCGGAAGACCGGTGCCGGGGGTTAAACCAATTGCAGACCTTTTAAAGCTGCCGCAATTTGGTGGATATGTTGCTGCCTGTAATGGAGGACGCATTTATGCTTGTGCTACGGGCAAAAATCTTTACGAAGAATTTCTGCCGCAAAACTTAATACCAAAGCTTTGTGCCTTTGGTATAGAAAATGATGTGACAATGGTCGTTTATCACGAAGATCAGCTGATCACACAACAGGCAGAAAATCGTTATGCACGGTTTGATGCTTCTGTTAATCATATGAAGATTAAAGAATGCAAAGAGCTTTTGGCTGCAATTCAGTTTCCAATTTATAAATTTTTGATGGCAGCAGATCCACCGGTCATTCAAAAATTGATCTCAAAAGCACAGAAGACTTTTCCAGAATGCAGCGTTTATCGAAGCGATCCATATTATATGGAATTTATGCCGTTGGGAGGCAATAAAGCAAAAGCCCTTAGGGCACTTTTAAATCATTTTGGGTGGAACCGAGAGGAACTAATGGCTTGCGGGGATGGATTTAATGACATTTCAATGATCGAGTATGCGGGATTAGGGGTTGCAATGAAAAATGCCCAAAAACCGGTATTGGAAGTAGCGGATGATGTTACGCTTTCCAATGATGAAGATGGGGTTGCAAAAGCGGTGGAAAAATATTGTCTTTCCTAA
- a CDS encoding Alpha/beta hydrolase, translating to MAIPKLMRAAIRALSKPDYDIKKTYRIVRRLEKVKGIQLVDPVYKPWNYYFTGGKREVPARIFESEKDRLTPNTLLFFHGGGWITGDIESYQETCIELSRMTGFRVISVDYRLAPEYRFPAALDDCYLAAKEVLHRASFFHAQQDSVVLMGDSAGGNLAAAVSLKARNLGEFQFQKQILLYPSLYNDHNPETSPFDSVRENGTGNLLTAKQVDDYLELYKSSDEDLKDPYFAPLLESDFSNQPDTLILSAELDPLRDEGEAYGAELLKAGNLAEVHRIPEGLHGFFSNAGYLQQKKLSYQYINRFLNEGISHEDKTDTMGKIR from the coding sequence ATGGCGATTCCAAAACTGATGCGTGCGGCAATTCGTGCGCTGTCAAAGCCAGATTATGATATAAAAAAGACTTATCGAATTGTTCGGCGTCTGGAAAAAGTAAAAGGAATCCAGTTGGTCGATCCCGTTTATAAACCATGGAATTATTATTTTACAGGTGGAAAAAGAGAAGTTCCAGCGCGTATCTTTGAGTCGGAGAAAGATCGTCTTACTCCGAACACTTTGCTCTTTTTTCATGGGGGCGGCTGGATAACCGGAGATATCGAAAGCTATCAGGAAACTTGTATTGAGCTTTCTAGAATGACCGGATTTCGGGTGATTAGTGTTGATTATCGGTTGGCGCCGGAATATCGATTCCCGGCGGCACTAGATGATTGCTATCTAGCGGCGAAAGAGGTCCTCCACAGAGCGAGCTTTTTTCATGCACAACAGGATTCAGTCGTATTAATGGGGGATTCAGCGGGAGGAAATCTGGCGGCTGCAGTTTCCTTAAAAGCAAGGAATTTAGGAGAATTTCAGTTTCAAAAACAAATTTTACTTTATCCGAGTCTTTATAATGATCACAACCCAGAAACCTCTCCTTTTGATTCTGTCAGGGAGAATGGAACCGGAAATCTTTTAACTGCGAAACAAGTGGATGATTATTTGGAACTTTATAAGAGTAGTGATGAAGATTTAAAGGATCCTTATTTTGCTCCGCTTTTGGAATCGGATTTTTCCAATCAGCCGGATACCTTGATCCTCTCGGCAGAACTGGATCCGCTTCGGGACGAAGGAGAAGCGTATGGCGCAGAACTTTTAAAAGCCGGAAACCTTGCAGAAGTTCATCGGATTCCGGAAGGACTGCATGGCTTTTTTTCAAACGCAGGATATTTGCAGCAGAAAAAATTATCCTATCAGTACATTAACCGCTTTTTGAATGAAGGAATCAGCCATGAAGATAAAACAGACACAATGGGTAAAATTAGATAA
- a CDS encoding NodB homology domain-containing protein, producing the protein MVNRVQHDYHGRRRRKLFIRRTVIVVVCVVIIVAVVGIVLAINKLVQPNGENGAVNVDSESISDSKTESSSSDSAIQTTAAVEGKDGKIAAGDNLTGYEALYPDLYAQMPLNGGKLKAPELKTVYLTFDDGPSVLTQPLLDVLDQYQAKVTFFDTAQPLTNGYQDLMKTCVEKGHAVGIHSYSHIYANIYSSVEAYLDDFNQMYEKIKSITGVAPRFFRFPGGSDGGGKLNETRQKIIKEMIRRGFIYYDWDGSSGDANADVAQNADTLYTNIMRAIHRDCNIILMHNINGKDATIEALKRVIPEAQGEGYTFKALDGTLDPTHGYCMHETLPILMKALNDSPYFTVSDESKKKFG; encoded by the coding sequence ATGGTAAACAGAGTGCAGCATGATTACCATGGCCGCAGGCGGAGAAAATTGTTTATCCGTAGGACAGTCATTGTTGTTGTTTGTGTGGTAATTATAGTTGCAGTTGTTGGAATCGTTTTGGCTATTAATAAACTCGTACAGCCCAATGGAGAAAATGGTGCAGTAAATGTTGATAGCGAAAGTATTTCTGATTCTAAAACAGAATCATCTTCTTCGGATAGTGCCATACAGACGACAGCTGCTGTTGAAGGGAAAGACGGAAAAATTGCTGCGGGAGATAATCTGACAGGCTATGAAGCTTTATATCCGGATCTTTATGCCCAAATGCCGCTGAATGGTGGAAAACTGAAAGCCCCGGAATTGAAAACAGTCTATCTGACTTTTGATGATGGTCCCAGCGTGCTGACACAGCCGCTTCTGGATGTATTGGATCAATATCAAGCCAAGGTTACTTTTTTTGATACTGCTCAACCGCTTACAAATGGCTATCAAGATTTAATGAAGACCTGTGTTGAAAAAGGGCATGCCGTCGGAATCCATTCGTACAGCCATATCTATGCGAACATTTACTCTTCGGTAGAAGCGTACCTTGATGATTTTAACCAGATGTATGAAAAAATCAAATCTATTACTGGGGTAGCACCCCGATTCTTTCGGTTCCCAGGTGGCAGTGATGGTGGCGGTAAGTTGAACGAGACCCGGCAGAAGATTATTAAGGAAATGATTCGCCGCGGATTCATCTATTATGATTGGGATGGCAGCTCTGGCGATGCGAATGCTGATGTAGCCCAAAATGCCGATACGCTTTACACCAATATAATGAGGGCTATTCATAGGGACTGCAATATTATTTTAATGCATAATATCAATGGAAAAGACGCCACAATAGAGGCCCTGAAACGAGTTATTCCAGAGGCGCAGGGAGAGGGATATACTTTTAAGGCGTTGGATGGAACTCTTGACCCTACGCATGGATATTGTATGCATGAGACATTGCCGATTTTGATGAAGGCTTTGAATGACAGTCCTTATTTTACCGTCTCTGATGAGAGTAAAAAGAAGTTTGGATAA
- the rhlE gene encoding ATP-dependent RNA helicase RhlE — MTFTDFSINPVILKNLEKIGYVSPSPIQQKAIPEVLKHRDLFGCAQTGTGKTAAFAVPILHLLEQEKGGSIRCLILTPTRELAIQIFQNLQDYGKGLFLKSAVVFGGVGQAPQVEALKRGVDILVATPGRLNDLFHQGYIDLSHIEIFVLDEADRMLDMGFIYDVKRVINELPKHRQNLMFSATLPKEILGLVNEILVDPVKIEVAPPATTVEQVNQSVYYVDKENKENLLIYLLKNPEIKSALVFSRTKHGADKIVKFLTRAKISAAAIHGNKSQSARQLALSQFKNHRVRVLVATDIAARGIDIDELTHVINYDIPEVPETYVHRIGRTARAGHSGSAISFCDIDEKADFRQILKLIRQQVPEVSDHPWPMQNLTPLTKAELRQRQELHRKAAQEARRRRGSEESKKFEKKHSSTTSGKTRVEKSEKSLKAQKGFSKQKKSFEKNPKQTFSKKIDQKKVSQNQNGRQKNREEIHSFEKTETPRNIRFNKNGRAVVKSSGKHSCRPELEKYLPKPLRSRPNDQPLHRHQ; from the coding sequence ATGACTTTTACAGATTTTTCAATCAATCCTGTTATTTTAAAAAACTTGGAAAAAATCGGATATGTGAGCCCATCTCCGATACAGCAAAAAGCAATTCCAGAGGTATTAAAGCATCGCGATCTATTTGGCTGTGCACAAACGGGAACCGGAAAAACAGCAGCTTTTGCAGTCCCGATTCTGCATTTACTGGAGCAGGAAAAGGGCGGGAGTATCAGATGTCTGATCTTAACCCCTACACGAGAATTGGCCATTCAGATTTTTCAAAACCTGCAGGATTACGGCAAAGGGCTTTTCCTTAAGAGTGCGGTAGTCTTTGGCGGTGTTGGACAAGCGCCACAAGTGGAAGCTTTAAAAAGAGGCGTAGATATCTTGGTGGCAACTCCTGGACGTTTGAATGATTTATTTCATCAAGGATATATCGATCTTTCTCATATAGAAATTTTTGTTTTAGACGAAGCTGACCGTATGCTGGATATGGGCTTTATTTATGATGTAAAAAGGGTGATTAATGAGCTTCCGAAGCATCGACAGAATCTAATGTTTTCTGCAACGCTTCCAAAGGAAATTTTGGGATTAGTCAATGAAATCTTGGTTGATCCGGTTAAAATTGAGGTGGCTCCTCCTGCAACGACCGTAGAACAGGTAAATCAGAGCGTTTATTATGTGGATAAGGAAAATAAGGAAAATCTACTGATTTATCTTTTGAAAAATCCGGAAATTAAGTCTGCACTTGTGTTTTCACGTACAAAGCATGGGGCCGATAAAATCGTAAAGTTTTTAACAAGGGCAAAAATTTCGGCAGCGGCAATTCATGGAAATAAAAGCCAAAGTGCTCGTCAATTGGCATTGAGTCAGTTTAAAAACCATAGGGTAAGGGTATTGGTGGCAACTGATATTGCGGCTCGAGGAATTGATATCGATGAATTGACTCACGTTATTAATTATGATATTCCGGAAGTCCCGGAGACTTATGTCCATCGTATTGGAAGAACTGCCCGCGCGGGACACAGCGGTTCAGCGATTTCTTTTTGTGATATCGATGAGAAAGCAGATTTTCGGCAGATTTTGAAATTGATTCGTCAACAGGTACCGGAGGTGAGTGACCATCCGTGGCCTATGCAGAATTTAACACCGCTTACAAAAGCAGAATTGCGTCAAAGACAGGAACTGCATAGAAAAGCTGCACAGGAAGCCAGAAGACGCAGAGGATCTGAAGAATCGAAAAAATTTGAAAAGAAGCATTCTTCGACAACAAGCGGAAAAACTAGAGTGGAAAAATCAGAAAAAAGCTTGAAAGCGCAAAAAGGGTTTTCAAAACAGAAAAAGAGCTTTGAGAAAAATCCAAAACAAACTTTTTCCAAAAAAATTGATCAGAAAAAAGTATCGCAGAATCAAAATGGACGACAGAAAAATCGAGAAGAAATTCATTCATTTGAAAAGACGGAGACTCCCAGAAACATCAGATTTAATAAAAATGGCCGGGCAGTGGTTAAATCATCCGGAAAACATTCTTGCAGACCTGAGCTGGAAAAATATTTGCCAAAACCACTCAGATCCAGACCGAATGATCAACCCCTGCATCGCCATCAATAA
- a CDS encoding ThrE_2 domain-containing protein yields MMDYLPCLYSFIMCFAYCYRVHLKGKNMFFAALGGTLGWFVFLLFQPLHNDLLQYFFGTVAFSAYAELMARINKCPVTGFLIISMLPMVPGSGIYQTMEYAISGNMNLFLETGMHTLGIAGSLAIGVLLVSSTMRLFVNIRTQRLSKKQTGTGEE; encoded by the coding sequence ATGATGGATTATCTGCCTTGTCTTTATAGCTTTATTATGTGCTTTGCTTATTGTTATCGAGTCCATTTAAAAGGGAAAAATATGTTTTTTGCGGCGCTTGGCGGGACACTCGGATGGTTTGTTTTTTTACTTTTTCAGCCGCTTCACAATGATCTTCTACAGTATTTTTTTGGAACAGTTGCATTTTCAGCATATGCTGAACTGATGGCGCGCATAAATAAATGTCCGGTTACCGGATTTTTGATTATTTCTATGCTGCCAATGGTGCCAGGAAGCGGAATCTATCAAACCATGGAGTATGCAATTTCAGGAAATATGAACTTATTCTTAGAGACAGGAATGCACACTTTAGGAATTGCAGGGTCGCTCGCAATTGGGGTGCTTTTAGTTTCTTCTACGATGAGACTTTTTGTCAATATTCGTACGCAGCGCCTTTCTAAGAAACAGACGGGAACAGGAGAAGAATGA
- the mutY gene encoding Adenine DNA glycosylase, translated as MNRSKEKRSGMDLEEKKSEDAIIESLPRILLPWFEKNARDLPWRHEVTPYRVWVSEIMLQQTRVEAVKSYFIRFMKELPTVYDLAKEQEDQLLKLWEGLGYYSRVRNLQKAAIRIVEDYNGELPQQYESLLGLPGIGSYTAGAIASIAFCQPVPAVDGNVLRVLSRICADERDIADLAVKRDWEDTLRKFMPGEKSGIYNQALMELGATVCVPNGLPKCEICPTKKICEALKQGKTGLLPFKSPKKPRKIEEKTVFLLERDDKIGLLRRPSKGLLAGLWELPNVPGTLTQEEAIEAARAWGAEPLRISLIGSAKHIFTHVEWHMTAYRIIVEQPCGMMVWASPNERSRKFALPSAFQMFLKEKE; from the coding sequence ATGAATCGTTCAAAAGAAAAACGATCCGGGATGGATTTAGAAGAAAAAAAGTCAGAAGATGCAATCATAGAATCTTTGCCGCGGATTTTATTGCCATGGTTTGAAAAAAATGCCAGAGACCTTCCATGGCGCCATGAAGTCACCCCTTATCGCGTTTGGGTCAGTGAAATTATGCTTCAACAGACTCGTGTTGAGGCAGTGAAAAGTTATTTTATCCGTTTTATGAAAGAACTTCCTACGGTTTATGATCTTGCCAAAGAACAAGAAGATCAGTTGCTGAAACTTTGGGAAGGGTTGGGATATTATAGTCGTGTTCGTAATCTTCAAAAAGCCGCGATTAGAATTGTGGAAGATTATAACGGAGAATTGCCGCAGCAATATGAAAGCCTTTTAGGTCTGCCGGGAATAGGTTCTTATACGGCGGGAGCAATCGCTTCGATTGCGTTTTGTCAACCAGTACCGGCTGTAGATGGCAATGTTCTGCGGGTGCTTTCTCGTATTTGTGCAGATGAGCGGGATATTGCAGATTTAGCAGTAAAAAGAGATTGGGAAGACACATTGAGAAAATTTATGCCGGGAGAAAAAAGCGGCATTTATAATCAGGCATTGATGGAACTGGGAGCGACTGTTTGTGTTCCTAACGGGTTACCTAAATGTGAAATTTGTCCGACAAAAAAAATCTGCGAAGCACTAAAGCAGGGAAAAACAGGACTGTTGCCCTTTAAGTCGCCGAAGAAACCGCGCAAAATTGAAGAAAAGACTGTCTTTTTGCTGGAGCGGGACGATAAAATCGGACTTTTGCGCCGCCCATCGAAAGGACTTTTGGCTGGGTTGTGGGAGTTGCCTAATGTTCCGGGGACTCTTACGCAGGAGGAAGCAATCGAAGCCGCTCGTGCGTGGGGAGCGGAGCCTTTGCGAATTTCTCTGATCGGTTCTGCAAAGCACATTTTTACCCATGTAGAATGGCATATGACTGCCTACCGTATCATTGTGGAACAGCCTTGCGGAATGATGGTATGGGCTTCGCCGAATGAGCGCAGCCGAAAATTTGCATTACCAAGTGCTTTCCAAATGTTTTTAAAAGAAAAAGAATAA